A stretch of DNA from Promicromonospora sukumoe:
GCGTCACGCAGCCGGCCACGTTCGACGCCGAGGTGGCGGGCGACGCGACCACCGGCGACCCCGTGCAGGTCGTGGGCAGCGTGCCGATCACGTTCGCCGACTTCGACGTCGAGGCGCCGGACCTGGGCTTCGTGACGGTGGAGGATGAGGGCAGCATCGAGTTCTCGCTCCAGCTGGCGCCCGGCCAGTGACGACGCGGGACGTCTGACAGGGACCAGGACACGGACCAGGGAGGGAGCTGCTCGTGGGTGCCGAGGACGAGCTCCTCGAGGCGGTGCACGACACGCACGCCGACGCGCTGTACCGGTACGTCGTGCGCCGCACCGGCGACGAGGAGGAGGCGCGCGACGTCGTGCAGGAGACCCTCCTGCGCGCGTGGCGCCACCCCGAGGTGCTCGAACGCTCGGAGGACTCCGTGCGCGCCTGGCTGTTCACGGTCGCGCGGAACCTGAGCGTCGACCACCTGCGCAGCGCGCGCCGCACCCGCGAGCACTCCACCGGGCACCCGCCCGACCGCGAGGAGCGCGACACCACGCAGTCCGTGCTGGACTCGTGGCTCGTGGCCGACGCCCTGCTGTCGCTGTCGCCGTCGCACCGCGCGGTGGTGGTCGGGGCGTACTACGGCGGGCGCTCGGTGGCCGAGCTCTCGACCGAGCTGGGCGTCCCGGCCGGGACGGTCAAGTCGCGGCTGCACTACGGGCTGCGCGCGCTGCGCCTGGCGCTGCAGGAGAAAGGAGTCACGGCATGATCCCCGCAGAGTCTGGGGGCGGCGACCGGTTCGCCGACTGGGACGCGGCCTACGTGCTCGGCGCCCTGGGCCCGAGCGACCGGCGCGCCTACGAGCGGCACCTCGCCGAGTGCGACGCGTGCCGCGCCGCCGTGGCCGACCTCGCCGGCCTGCCCGGCCTGCTCGGCACCATCAGCCCGGCGCACGCGCAGGCCCTCGTCGAGGAGGCGCCGGGCCTCACCGGCCTGCCCGACGGCGGCGCGCGGCCCGGCTTCGGCGCGCGTTCCGACGGCGGCG
This window harbors:
- a CDS encoding sigma-70 family RNA polymerase sigma factor is translated as MGAEDELLEAVHDTHADALYRYVVRRTGDEEEARDVVQETLLRAWRHPEVLERSEDSVRAWLFTVARNLSVDHLRSARRTREHSTGHPPDREERDTTQSVLDSWLVADALLSLSPSHRAVVVGAYYGGRSVAELSTELGVPAGTVKSRLHYGLRALRLALQEKGVTA